From the candidate division WOR-3 bacterium genome, one window contains:
- a CDS encoding GlsB/YeaQ/YmgE family stress response membrane protein has product MGILSWIIMGLVVGALAKLIMPGKDPGGIIITILLGIAGAFVGGFIGSLLGIGKVTGFNLRSFLLALGGALLLLIIYRAVKRK; this is encoded by the coding sequence ATGGGGATTTTGTCTTGGATTATTATGGGATTGGTAGTCGGTGCTCTCGCAAAGTTAATTATGCCTGGTAAGGATCCTGGGGGAATTATTATTACCATCCTGTTGGGAATTGCTGGTGCTTTTGTAGGAGGCTTTATTGGCTCACTTCTTGGTATTGGAAAGGTGACTGGATTTAATTTGAGAAGTTTTTTGCTCGCTTTGGGTGGAGCACTTCTCTTGTTAATTATCTATCGTGCTGTAAAAAGGAAATAA